In one bacterium HR11 genomic region, the following are encoded:
- the mca gene encoding Mycothiol S-conjugate amidase, whose amino-acid sequence MRRMARSVSLLIVLLVSGFGGPGSWVRSGNGTSPKARDAAELLLALRKLTVLGSVLYVGAHPDDENTALLAYLSKGRLFRTAYLSITRGDGGQNLLGPEKDEYLGVLRTQELLAARRVDGAEQFFTRAIDFGYSKSPEEALRIWGREAVLADVVWVIRKFRPDVVITRFPKTGGGHGHHTASAILAEEAFQAAGDPDRFPDQLRYVKPWQPRRLLWNMFRPAAEGPPPPTPGLLTLNVGAYNPLLGRSYTEIAAESRSLHKSQGFGSAARRGETLEFLVPVAGDPPEKDLLDGVDTAWNRVPGGATVGSVLAEAVRAFRPDRPADVVPLLLEAYGRMNRLPPDDWVDVKRQELLDVLRDCAGLWLEAIAADETAAPGTEVRLNLMALLRSDLPWVLEKVRIPYRTEVVDVQAPLAPNRPLRVEASLRIPADARPAQPYWLREPPEQGLYRATDPDLRGQPENPPLRVEFIVSTDRGPLTFSVPVTYRFTDPVEGEQDRPFVIVPPVSVHWDDVLYVFPDARPRRVRLSLQSQAAGVAGTLRLRLPPGWQAEPASVPFQMTQKGETVDAVVTMRPPAGPVTGRLQAEVEIGGRPQPARDIVRIAYPHIVPQTLFPPAEARLVRVDLTIHKRHIGYVMGAGDEIPRYLRQVGYRVTLLTDEDLEAGDLSAFDTIITGVRAYNTRPVLRRVHRRLMDYVANGGTLIVQYNTARGLVTDAIGPYPFQISQERVTAEEAPVTFLRPDHPVLNRPHRLTAQDFEGWVQERGLYFAGTWDPRYETVLASQDPGEKPLAGGLLWARYGKGVFIYTAYAWFRQLPAGVPGAFRAFVNLVEAR is encoded by the coding sequence ATGAGGCGGATGGCTCGGTCCGTAAGCCTGCTCATCGTCCTGCTGGTCAGCGGCTTTGGGGGTCCTGGCTCCTGGGTCCGATCTGGGAATGGAACGTCGCCGAAGGCCCGGGACGCCGCCGAACTCCTGCTGGCCCTTCGGAAGCTGACCGTCTTGGGAAGTGTCCTCTACGTGGGGGCCCATCCCGACGATGAAAACACGGCCCTCCTGGCTTACCTGTCGAAGGGTCGTCTATTCCGTACGGCCTATCTCTCCATCACGCGAGGCGACGGGGGTCAGAATCTCTTAGGACCCGAGAAGGACGAGTACCTCGGCGTCCTCCGGACGCAAGAACTCCTGGCCGCCCGTCGGGTCGACGGGGCCGAGCAGTTCTTCACGCGAGCGATCGACTTCGGTTACTCGAAGAGTCCGGAAGAGGCCCTTCGCATCTGGGGCCGGGAGGCCGTCCTGGCCGACGTCGTATGGGTCATCCGGAAATTCCGGCCCGACGTCGTCATCACGCGATTCCCCAAGACCGGCGGGGGCCACGGTCATCACACGGCCTCGGCGATCCTGGCGGAAGAAGCCTTCCAGGCGGCCGGCGACCCGGACCGCTTCCCGGACCAGCTCCGGTACGTGAAGCCCTGGCAGCCCCGCCGGCTCCTGTGGAATATGTTTCGCCCTGCCGCCGAGGGCCCGCCCCCGCCGACGCCGGGTCTCCTGACCCTGAACGTCGGGGCCTACAATCCCCTTTTGGGCCGCTCTTATACGGAGATTGCCGCCGAAAGCCGATCGCTCCACAAGAGTCAGGGCTTCGGGTCGGCGGCCCGTCGGGGCGAGACCCTCGAGTTCCTGGTCCCCGTGGCCGGCGATCCCCCCGAAAAGGACCTCTTGGACGGCGTCGACACGGCGTGGAACCGGGTCCCCGGCGGAGCGACCGTCGGGTCCGTCCTCGCCGAGGCCGTCCGGGCCTTTCGACCCGACCGGCCGGCCGACGTCGTCCCCCTCCTGTTGGAAGCCTACGGGCGGATGAACCGTCTGCCGCCGGACGACTGGGTCGACGTCAAGCGACAGGAGCTCTTGGACGTCCTGCGGGACTGTGCGGGCCTCTGGCTGGAGGCCATCGCCGCCGACGAGACGGCCGCCCCGGGGACGGAAGTCCGACTGAACTTGATGGCCCTCTTGCGGTCCGACCTCCCCTGGGTTTTGGAGAAAGTCCGCATCCCTTACCGGACTGAAGTCGTCGACGTTCAAGCACCCTTGGCACCGAATCGACCCCTGCGGGTCGAGGCCTCGCTTCGCATCCCCGCGGACGCCCGACCGGCTCAGCCGTACTGGCTTCGGGAGCCGCCCGAGCAGGGCCTCTACCGGGCGACGGACCCGGACCTGCGGGGCCAACCGGAGAATCCGCCCCTGCGCGTCGAGTTCATCGTCTCGACAGACCGCGGCCCGTTGACCTTCTCGGTCCCGGTGACCTACCGTTTCACGGACCCCGTCGAGGGCGAGCAAGACCGGCCCTTCGTCATCGTGCCGCCCGTGAGCGTTCACTGGGACGACGTCCTGTACGTCTTTCCCGACGCCCGTCCGAGGCGGGTCCGCCTCTCCCTTCAGAGCCAAGCCGCCGGCGTCGCCGGGACCTTGCGACTGCGCCTGCCGCCGGGTTGGCAGGCGGAGCCGGCGTCGGTCCCCTTCCAGATGACCCAGAAAGGCGAGACGGTCGATGCGGTCGTCACGATGCGGCCCCCGGCCGGGCCGGTAACCGGGCGCCTCCAGGCCGAAGTGGAAATCGGCGGGCGTCCCCAGCCGGCCCGAGACATCGTCCGTATCGCCTATCCCCACATCGTCCCGCAGACGCTGTTTCCCCCGGCCGAGGCCCGCCTGGTGCGAGTCGACCTGACGATCCACAAGCGCCACATCGGCTACGTCATGGGTGCTGGCGATGAGATTCCCCGCTACCTACGTCAAGTCGGCTACCGCGTGACCCTCCTGACGGACGAGGACCTGGAAGCGGGCGACCTCAGCGCTTTTGATACCATCATCACCGGCGTGCGGGCCTACAACACGCGGCCTGTGCTCCGTCGGGTCCACCGCCGCCTGATGGACTACGTGGCCAACGGTGGGACCCTGATCGTCCAATACAACACGGCCCGTGGGTTGGTGACGGATGCCATCGGCCCATATCCCTTCCAGATCTCTCAAGAACGGGTCACGGCCGAGGAGGCCCCCGTTACGTTCCTCCGGCCGGACCACCCGGTCCTGAACCGGCCCCACCGGCTGACGGCTCAGGACTTTGAGGGCTGGGTTCAAGAACGGGGTCTCTACTTCGCCGGGACGTGGGACCCCCGCTACGAGACGGTCCTCGCCAGCCAGGACCCGGGCGAGAAGCCCCTGGCCGGAGGACTTCTATGGGCCCGCTATGGGAAGGGCGTCTTCATCTACACGGCCTATGCCTGGTTCCGCCAGCTCCCGGCGGGTGTTCCGGGGGCCTTCCGGGCCTTCGTGAATCTGGTCGAGGCGAGGTAA
- the hflC_2 gene encoding Modulator of FtsH protease HflC, protein MAYVLTFFIVFIVAPVVLFYLVRSVRIIRPYQVGVVERLGRFYRLIRPGLRMVVPFLDLVRVVDLREQVVDVPPQEVITKDNVIVTVDGIIYYQIVDAPKMLYNIANFSVAVINLAQTTLRNIIGELDLDQTLTSREIINAKLRTVLDEATDKWGVKVTRVELKRIDPPRDVMEAMHRQMKAERDRRATILEAEGIKQSEILKAEGEKQAAILRADGERQSKILHAQGEAEAIRLVAEAEKFRRITVAEGEMQAIINVFRGIHEGAPTTDLITIRYLEALKEIANGQATKIFIPIEMSGLAAALGTAATLLRPDGH, encoded by the coding sequence ATGGCGTACGTGCTGACCTTCTTCATCGTATTCATCGTGGCCCCGGTCGTACTGTTCTATCTCGTCCGCTCCGTTCGGATCATCCGGCCCTATCAGGTCGGTGTCGTCGAGCGGCTCGGACGCTTCTACCGGCTGATTCGGCCGGGCCTCCGGATGGTCGTTCCCTTCCTGGACCTCGTACGCGTCGTCGACCTGCGGGAGCAGGTCGTGGACGTACCGCCCCAGGAAGTGATCACCAAGGACAACGTCATCGTCACCGTCGACGGGATCATCTACTACCAGATCGTGGACGCGCCTAAGATGCTGTACAACATCGCGAACTTCTCGGTCGCCGTCATCAATCTGGCGCAGACGACCCTCCGGAATATCATCGGCGAGCTGGACTTGGACCAGACGCTGACGAGCCGGGAGATCATCAACGCCAAGCTTCGGACGGTCCTCGACGAGGCGACCGACAAGTGGGGCGTGAAGGTCACCCGCGTCGAGCTCAAGCGCATCGACCCGCCTCGGGACGTCATGGAGGCGATGCATCGTCAGATGAAGGCCGAACGGGACCGGCGGGCGACCATCCTGGAGGCCGAGGGCATCAAGCAGTCGGAGATCCTGAAGGCCGAGGGCGAAAAGCAGGCGGCCATCCTGCGGGCTGACGGAGAGCGCCAGTCCAAGATCCTGCACGCCCAGGGCGAGGCGGAGGCCATCCGGCTGGTGGCCGAGGCCGAGAAGTTCCGGCGCATCACGGTCGCCGAGGGCGAGATGCAGGCCATCATCAATGTATTCCGCGGCATCCACGAGGGCGCCCCGACGACGGACCTCATCACGATCCGGTACTTAGAGGCCCTCAAGGAAATCGCCAACGGCCAGGCCACGAAGATCTTTATCCCCATCGAGATGAGCGGCCTGGCGGCGGCCCTCGGGACGGCGGCGACCCTCCTGCGGCCCGACGGGCATTGA